The Capra hircus breed San Clemente chromosome 2, ASM170441v1, whole genome shotgun sequence genome window below encodes:
- the KIAA1522 gene encoding uncharacterized protein KIAA1522 homolog isoform X2: protein MGNSHHKRKAPSGPRARSFWRFGRSAKRPAGSAKAESDKRLSVGPGQGPGSVVDDHQDNVFFPSGRPPHLEELHTQAQEGLRSLQHQEKQKLNKGAWDHGDTQSLQSSRTGPDDDSISFCSQTTSYTAESSTAEDALSIRSEMIQRKGSTFRPHDSFPKPSGKSGRRRRERRSTVLGLPQHVQKELGLRNEREPPGTPRPPGPRDAIRIPTVDGRPAGPAAGPGARVSLQALEAEAEAGAEAEAMLQRHIDRIYRDDMLFGRSTGARPPPLTRPMSLAVPGLTGGAGPPEPLSPAMSISPQATYLSKLIPHAVLPPTVDVVALGRCSLRTLSRCSLLSASPASVRSLGRFSSVSSPRPRSRHPSSSSDTWSHSQSSETIVSDGSTLSSKGGSEGRPEGSVANSSVAPPPQGGSGRGSPSGGSTAEASDTVSIRSGSQLSGRSVSLRKLKRPPPPPRRTHSLHQRSSAVPDGPLGLPPKPERKQQLQPPRPPTTGGSEGMAAPPCPPSSAGGWVSGLSPGGSRRPPRSPERTLSPSSGYSSQSGTPTLPPKGLAGAPASPGRAQPPKPERVTSLRSPGASVSSSLTSLCSSSSDPAPSDRSGPHMSTALGDRFVIPPHPKVAAPFSPPPSKPKSPNQAALAPAVVPGPVSTTPASSESPPTLQTSLTPPQACAASKDQSPPPSPPPSYHPPPPPTKKPEVVEGALFALETTEVPFEDPNWPPPPPPTPEEQDLSMADFPPPEEAFFSVASPEPAGPSPLPEASLSAVSFQNQPSGTPDPPPAPPAPPAASSVAGLLAKAPRKEPVGCSKGGGLPREDASPPLVTPSLLQTVRLRSVGPPTVAPNPASGPSPPQKPLRRALSGRASPASAASLGLHAAVRLKASNLAVSTGPVGAQPNGPPEAEPRSPASTASFIFSKGTKKLQLERPVSPETQADLQRNLVAELRSISEQRPPQAPKKPPKAPPPVARKPSGGVPLPTSPSFPRAELLTAPPTNGLPHAEDRTKEELAENGSVLQLVGPEEQKLGPPTTDP from the exons ATGGGCAACTCACACCACAAGAGGAAGGCCCCCAGCGGCCCCCGGGCCCGCAGCTTCTGGCGGTTCGGGCGGTCGGCGAAGCGGCCGGCAg gctctgccaagGCTGAGAGCGACAAACGACTGAGTGTAGGGCCCGGCCAGGGGCCAGGGTCTGTAGTGGATGACCACCAGGACAATGTCTTCTTCCCCAGTGGGCGACCGCCTCACCTGGAAGAGTTACACACGCAGGCCCAGGAAGGGCTCCGTTCCCTCCAGCACCAAG aaaaacagaaactgAACAAGGGTGCCTGGGACCATGGAGACACCCAGAGCTTAcag TCTTCCCGCACTGGGCCAGATGATGATAGCATCTCCTTCTGCAGCCAGACCACGTCCTACACGGCTGAGAGCTCCACAgcagaggacgcgctctccatcCGCTCTGAGATGATCCAGCGCAAAG GCTCCACCTTCCGGCCCCACGACTCGTTTCCCAAACCATCTGGAAAGTCGGGGCGCCGGCGGCGGGAGCGGCGGAGCACGGTGCTCGGACTACCGCAGCACGTGCAAAAGGAACTCG GCCTGCGGAATGAACGTGAGCCACCAGGTACGCCTCGGCCTCCGGGTCCACGGGACGCTATACGCATTCCCACAGTGGATGGCCGTCCGGCAGGCCCGGCCgcagggccgggggccagggtGTCCCTGCAGGCGCTGGAGGCAGAGGCTGAAGCCGGGGCCGAGGCCGAGGCCATGCTGCAGCGCCATATCGACCGCATCTACCGGGATGACATGCTCTTCGGCCGGTCCACGGGGGCGCGGCCCCCGCCGCTAACCCGGCCCATGTCCCTCGCAGTGCCCGGACTGACGGGAGGGGCCGGGCCTCCAGAACCCCTGAGCCCGGCCATGTCCATCTCGCCCCAGGCCACCTATTTGTCGAAGCTGATCCCACACGCCGTGCTGCCGCCCACCGTGGACGTGGTGGCCCTGGGCCGCTGCAGCTTGCGCACCCTGAGCCGCTGCAGCCTGCTCTCAGCCAGCCCGGCCTCTGTCCGCTCTCTGGGCCGTTTCTCCTCGGTCTCCAGCCCGCGACCCCGCAGCCGCCACCCTTCCTCCTCCAGCGATACCTGGAGCCATTCTCAGTCCTCCGAGACCATCGTGTCTGATGGCTCCACCCTCTCCTCTAAGGGTGGCTCTGAGGGCCGGCCAGAGGGCTCCGTGGCCAACAGTAGCGTGGCGCCCCCTCCGCAGGGGGGCAGCGGGCGGGGCTCTCCCAGCGGGGGCAGCACCGCCGAAGCCTCGGACACTGTCAGCATTCGGAGCGGGAGCCAGTTGTCTGGCAGGAGCGTGTCCCTACGTAAGCTGAAGCGGCCCCCGCCGCCTCCCCGCCGGACCCACTCGCTCCATCAGCGCAGCTCGGCAGTCCCTGATGGGCCCTTGGGGCTGCCTCCCAAGCCCGAGCggaagcagcagctgcagccgCCCCGGCCGCCCACCACTGGAGGGTCTGAAGGGATGGCGGCCCCGCCCTGTCCACCCAGCTCGGCAGGCGGCTGGGTGTCTGGCTTGTCTCCGGGTGGCTCCCGGCGCCCCCCACGCTCCCCGGAACGGACACTCTCCCCCTCCAGTGGATACTCGAGCCAAAGTGGTACCCCTACCCTCCCCCCCAAGGGTCTAGCAGGGGCTCCTGCTTCCCCCGGCAGAGCCCAGCCCCCCAAACCAGAACGCGTCACTTCCCTTCGATCTCCCGGGGCCTCGGTCTCCTCCTCGCTCACGTCTCTGTGCTCCTCTTCCTCTGATCCAGCACCCTCAGACCGCTCTGGTCCTCACATGTCGACTGCCCTGGGCGACAGGTTTGTCATACCTCCTCACCCCAAGGTggctgcccccttctccccacctccctctaaGCCCAAGAGTCCAAACCAAGCTGCCCTTGCCCCTGCTGTAGTCCCGGGGCCCGTCTCTACCACTCCTGCCAGTTCTGAGTCCCCACCCACTCTCCAGACATCCCTGACCCCACCTCAGGCATGTGCTGCCTCCAAAGACCAGTCACCCCCTCCGTCCCCACCGCCATCGtatcacccacccccaccccccactaaGAAGCCAGAGGTGGTTGAGGGGGCCCTGTTTGCCCTGGAGACCACTGAGGTGCCCTTCGAAGATCCCAActggccccctcccccacctcctaccccagaGGAGCAGGACCTGTCCATGGCCGACTTCCCACCACCCGAGGAAGCCTTTTTCTCTGTGGCTAGCCCTGAGCCTGCAGGGCCTTCACCCCTCCCAGAGGCCTCCTTATCTGCTGTTTCCTTCCAGAACCAGCCCTCTGGTACCCCAGACCCTCCTCCAGCCCCGCCAGCCCCACCTGCTGCCAGCTCTGTCGCAGGGCTCCTGGCCAAGGCCCCTCGGAAGGAGCCGGTGGGCTGCAGCAAGGGTGGGGGCCTTCCCCGGGAGGATGCCAGCCCACCCCTGGTCACACCCTCACTCCTGCAGACGGTTCGGCTGCGCTCTGTGGGCCCTCCCACGGTGGCTCCAAATCCAGCATCGGGGCCATCACCCCCCCAGAAGCCACTCCGAAGGGCCCTTTCAGGGAGGGCTAGCCCTGCATCTGCGGCATCCTTGGGGCTCCATGCGGCTGTTCGGCTCAAGGCCTCTAACCTGGCTGTCAGCACGGGCCCTGTGGGTGCCCAGCCCAATGGACCACCTGAGGCAGAGCCACGATCCCCTGCCTCTACGGCCAGCTTCATCTTCTCCAAGGGCACTAAGAAGCTGCAGCTGGAGCGGCCTGTGTCCCCGGAGACCCAGGCTGACCTTCAGCGGAACCTGGTAGCTGAACTAAGGAGCATCTCAGAGCAACGGCCACCCCAAGCCCCAAAGAAGCCACCTAAGGCTCCCCCGCCTGTGGCTCGCAAGCCTTCTGGGGGCgttccccttcccacctcccccagctTTCCTCGGGCTGAGCTCCTTACTGCGCCTCCCACCAACGGGCTCCCCCATGCTGAGGACAGGACTAAGGAGGAGCTGGCAGAGAATGGAAGTGTCCTGCAGCTGGTGGGCCCCGAGGAGCAGAAGCTGGGCCCGCCCACTACAG ACCCATAG
- the KIAA1522 gene encoding uncharacterized protein KIAA1522 homolog isoform X3, which produces MVVFLGRHLPALLGLFKKKGSAKAESDKRLSVGPGQGPGSVVDDHQDNVFFPSGRPPHLEELHTQAQEGLRSLQHQEKQKLNKGAWDHGDTQSLQSSRTGPDDDSISFCSQTTSYTAESSTAEDALSIRSEMIQRKGSTFRPHDSFPKPSGKSGRRRRERRSTVLGLPQHVQKELGLRNEREPPGTPRPPGPRDAIRIPTVDGRPAGPAAGPGARVSLQALEAEAEAGAEAEAMLQRHIDRIYRDDMLFGRSTGARPPPLTRPMSLAVPGLTGGAGPPEPLSPAMSISPQATYLSKLIPHAVLPPTVDVVALGRCSLRTLSRCSLLSASPASVRSLGRFSSVSSPRPRSRHPSSSSDTWSHSQSSETIVSDGSTLSSKGGSEGRPEGSVANSSVAPPPQGGSGRGSPSGGSTAEASDTVSIRSGSQLSGRSVSLRKLKRPPPPPRRTHSLHQRSSAVPDGPLGLPPKPERKQQLQPPRPPTTGGSEGMAAPPCPPSSAGGWVSGLSPGGSRRPPRSPERTLSPSSGYSSQSGTPTLPPKGLAGAPASPGRAQPPKPERVTSLRSPGASVSSSLTSLCSSSSDPAPSDRSGPHMSTALGDRFVIPPHPKVAAPFSPPPSKPKSPNQAALAPAVVPGPVSTTPASSESPPTLQTSLTPPQACAASKDQSPPPSPPPSYHPPPPPTKKPEVVEGALFALETTEVPFEDPNWPPPPPPTPEEQDLSMADFPPPEEAFFSVASPEPAGPSPLPEASLSAVSFQNQPSGTPDPPPAPPAPPAASSVAGLLAKAPRKEPVGCSKGGGLPREDASPPLVTPSLLQTVRLRSVGPPTVAPNPASGPSPPQKPLRRALSGRASPASAASLGLHAAVRLKASNLAVSTGPVGAQPNGPPEAEPRSPASTASFIFSKGTKKLQLERPVSPETQADLQRNLVAELRSISEQRPPQAPKKPPKAPPPVARKPSGGVPLPTSPSFPRAELLTAPPTNGLPHAEDRTKEELAENGSVLQLVGPEEQKLGPPTTDP; this is translated from the exons ATGGTGGTGTTCCTGGGCCGCCACCTCCCGGCGCTCCTCGGGCTCTTTAAGAAGAAGG gctctgccaagGCTGAGAGCGACAAACGACTGAGTGTAGGGCCCGGCCAGGGGCCAGGGTCTGTAGTGGATGACCACCAGGACAATGTCTTCTTCCCCAGTGGGCGACCGCCTCACCTGGAAGAGTTACACACGCAGGCCCAGGAAGGGCTCCGTTCCCTCCAGCACCAAG aaaaacagaaactgAACAAGGGTGCCTGGGACCATGGAGACACCCAGAGCTTAcag TCTTCCCGCACTGGGCCAGATGATGATAGCATCTCCTTCTGCAGCCAGACCACGTCCTACACGGCTGAGAGCTCCACAgcagaggacgcgctctccatcCGCTCTGAGATGATCCAGCGCAAAG GCTCCACCTTCCGGCCCCACGACTCGTTTCCCAAACCATCTGGAAAGTCGGGGCGCCGGCGGCGGGAGCGGCGGAGCACGGTGCTCGGACTACCGCAGCACGTGCAAAAGGAACTCG GCCTGCGGAATGAACGTGAGCCACCAGGTACGCCTCGGCCTCCGGGTCCACGGGACGCTATACGCATTCCCACAGTGGATGGCCGTCCGGCAGGCCCGGCCgcagggccgggggccagggtGTCCCTGCAGGCGCTGGAGGCAGAGGCTGAAGCCGGGGCCGAGGCCGAGGCCATGCTGCAGCGCCATATCGACCGCATCTACCGGGATGACATGCTCTTCGGCCGGTCCACGGGGGCGCGGCCCCCGCCGCTAACCCGGCCCATGTCCCTCGCAGTGCCCGGACTGACGGGAGGGGCCGGGCCTCCAGAACCCCTGAGCCCGGCCATGTCCATCTCGCCCCAGGCCACCTATTTGTCGAAGCTGATCCCACACGCCGTGCTGCCGCCCACCGTGGACGTGGTGGCCCTGGGCCGCTGCAGCTTGCGCACCCTGAGCCGCTGCAGCCTGCTCTCAGCCAGCCCGGCCTCTGTCCGCTCTCTGGGCCGTTTCTCCTCGGTCTCCAGCCCGCGACCCCGCAGCCGCCACCCTTCCTCCTCCAGCGATACCTGGAGCCATTCTCAGTCCTCCGAGACCATCGTGTCTGATGGCTCCACCCTCTCCTCTAAGGGTGGCTCTGAGGGCCGGCCAGAGGGCTCCGTGGCCAACAGTAGCGTGGCGCCCCCTCCGCAGGGGGGCAGCGGGCGGGGCTCTCCCAGCGGGGGCAGCACCGCCGAAGCCTCGGACACTGTCAGCATTCGGAGCGGGAGCCAGTTGTCTGGCAGGAGCGTGTCCCTACGTAAGCTGAAGCGGCCCCCGCCGCCTCCCCGCCGGACCCACTCGCTCCATCAGCGCAGCTCGGCAGTCCCTGATGGGCCCTTGGGGCTGCCTCCCAAGCCCGAGCggaagcagcagctgcagccgCCCCGGCCGCCCACCACTGGAGGGTCTGAAGGGATGGCGGCCCCGCCCTGTCCACCCAGCTCGGCAGGCGGCTGGGTGTCTGGCTTGTCTCCGGGTGGCTCCCGGCGCCCCCCACGCTCCCCGGAACGGACACTCTCCCCCTCCAGTGGATACTCGAGCCAAAGTGGTACCCCTACCCTCCCCCCCAAGGGTCTAGCAGGGGCTCCTGCTTCCCCCGGCAGAGCCCAGCCCCCCAAACCAGAACGCGTCACTTCCCTTCGATCTCCCGGGGCCTCGGTCTCCTCCTCGCTCACGTCTCTGTGCTCCTCTTCCTCTGATCCAGCACCCTCAGACCGCTCTGGTCCTCACATGTCGACTGCCCTGGGCGACAGGTTTGTCATACCTCCTCACCCCAAGGTggctgcccccttctccccacctccctctaaGCCCAAGAGTCCAAACCAAGCTGCCCTTGCCCCTGCTGTAGTCCCGGGGCCCGTCTCTACCACTCCTGCCAGTTCTGAGTCCCCACCCACTCTCCAGACATCCCTGACCCCACCTCAGGCATGTGCTGCCTCCAAAGACCAGTCACCCCCTCCGTCCCCACCGCCATCGtatcacccacccccaccccccactaaGAAGCCAGAGGTGGTTGAGGGGGCCCTGTTTGCCCTGGAGACCACTGAGGTGCCCTTCGAAGATCCCAActggccccctcccccacctcctaccccagaGGAGCAGGACCTGTCCATGGCCGACTTCCCACCACCCGAGGAAGCCTTTTTCTCTGTGGCTAGCCCTGAGCCTGCAGGGCCTTCACCCCTCCCAGAGGCCTCCTTATCTGCTGTTTCCTTCCAGAACCAGCCCTCTGGTACCCCAGACCCTCCTCCAGCCCCGCCAGCCCCACCTGCTGCCAGCTCTGTCGCAGGGCTCCTGGCCAAGGCCCCTCGGAAGGAGCCGGTGGGCTGCAGCAAGGGTGGGGGCCTTCCCCGGGAGGATGCCAGCCCACCCCTGGTCACACCCTCACTCCTGCAGACGGTTCGGCTGCGCTCTGTGGGCCCTCCCACGGTGGCTCCAAATCCAGCATCGGGGCCATCACCCCCCCAGAAGCCACTCCGAAGGGCCCTTTCAGGGAGGGCTAGCCCTGCATCTGCGGCATCCTTGGGGCTCCATGCGGCTGTTCGGCTCAAGGCCTCTAACCTGGCTGTCAGCACGGGCCCTGTGGGTGCCCAGCCCAATGGACCACCTGAGGCAGAGCCACGATCCCCTGCCTCTACGGCCAGCTTCATCTTCTCCAAGGGCACTAAGAAGCTGCAGCTGGAGCGGCCTGTGTCCCCGGAGACCCAGGCTGACCTTCAGCGGAACCTGGTAGCTGAACTAAGGAGCATCTCAGAGCAACGGCCACCCCAAGCCCCAAAGAAGCCACCTAAGGCTCCCCCGCCTGTGGCTCGCAAGCCTTCTGGGGGCgttccccttcccacctcccccagctTTCCTCGGGCTGAGCTCCTTACTGCGCCTCCCACCAACGGGCTCCCCCATGCTGAGGACAGGACTAAGGAGGAGCTGGCAGAGAATGGAAGTGTCCTGCAGCTGGTGGGCCCCGAGGAGCAGAAGCTGGGCCCGCCCACTACAG ACCCATAG
- the KIAA1522 gene encoding uncharacterized protein KIAA1522 homolog isoform X1 — MAARASPAAPAADEPGAPGGPPRRKKSRSGLRRAFSWLRGKRRKKKAAGAEGAEPAAPRAKKADDKARKAKGKGRGSAKAESDKRLSVGPGQGPGSVVDDHQDNVFFPSGRPPHLEELHTQAQEGLRSLQHQEKQKLNKGAWDHGDTQSLQSSRTGPDDDSISFCSQTTSYTAESSTAEDALSIRSEMIQRKGSTFRPHDSFPKPSGKSGRRRRERRSTVLGLPQHVQKELGLRNEREPPGTPRPPGPRDAIRIPTVDGRPAGPAAGPGARVSLQALEAEAEAGAEAEAMLQRHIDRIYRDDMLFGRSTGARPPPLTRPMSLAVPGLTGGAGPPEPLSPAMSISPQATYLSKLIPHAVLPPTVDVVALGRCSLRTLSRCSLLSASPASVRSLGRFSSVSSPRPRSRHPSSSSDTWSHSQSSETIVSDGSTLSSKGGSEGRPEGSVANSSVAPPPQGGSGRGSPSGGSTAEASDTVSIRSGSQLSGRSVSLRKLKRPPPPPRRTHSLHQRSSAVPDGPLGLPPKPERKQQLQPPRPPTTGGSEGMAAPPCPPSSAGGWVSGLSPGGSRRPPRSPERTLSPSSGYSSQSGTPTLPPKGLAGAPASPGRAQPPKPERVTSLRSPGASVSSSLTSLCSSSSDPAPSDRSGPHMSTALGDRFVIPPHPKVAAPFSPPPSKPKSPNQAALAPAVVPGPVSTTPASSESPPTLQTSLTPPQACAASKDQSPPPSPPPSYHPPPPPTKKPEVVEGALFALETTEVPFEDPNWPPPPPPTPEEQDLSMADFPPPEEAFFSVASPEPAGPSPLPEASLSAVSFQNQPSGTPDPPPAPPAPPAASSVAGLLAKAPRKEPVGCSKGGGLPREDASPPLVTPSLLQTVRLRSVGPPTVAPNPASGPSPPQKPLRRALSGRASPASAASLGLHAAVRLKASNLAVSTGPVGAQPNGPPEAEPRSPASTASFIFSKGTKKLQLERPVSPETQADLQRNLVAELRSISEQRPPQAPKKPPKAPPPVARKPSGGVPLPTSPSFPRAELLTAPPTNGLPHAEDRTKEELAENGSVLQLVGPEEQKLGPPTTDP, encoded by the exons gctctgccaagGCTGAGAGCGACAAACGACTGAGTGTAGGGCCCGGCCAGGGGCCAGGGTCTGTAGTGGATGACCACCAGGACAATGTCTTCTTCCCCAGTGGGCGACCGCCTCACCTGGAAGAGTTACACACGCAGGCCCAGGAAGGGCTCCGTTCCCTCCAGCACCAAG aaaaacagaaactgAACAAGGGTGCCTGGGACCATGGAGACACCCAGAGCTTAcag TCTTCCCGCACTGGGCCAGATGATGATAGCATCTCCTTCTGCAGCCAGACCACGTCCTACACGGCTGAGAGCTCCACAgcagaggacgcgctctccatcCGCTCTGAGATGATCCAGCGCAAAG GCTCCACCTTCCGGCCCCACGACTCGTTTCCCAAACCATCTGGAAAGTCGGGGCGCCGGCGGCGGGAGCGGCGGAGCACGGTGCTCGGACTACCGCAGCACGTGCAAAAGGAACTCG GCCTGCGGAATGAACGTGAGCCACCAGGTACGCCTCGGCCTCCGGGTCCACGGGACGCTATACGCATTCCCACAGTGGATGGCCGTCCGGCAGGCCCGGCCgcagggccgggggccagggtGTCCCTGCAGGCGCTGGAGGCAGAGGCTGAAGCCGGGGCCGAGGCCGAGGCCATGCTGCAGCGCCATATCGACCGCATCTACCGGGATGACATGCTCTTCGGCCGGTCCACGGGGGCGCGGCCCCCGCCGCTAACCCGGCCCATGTCCCTCGCAGTGCCCGGACTGACGGGAGGGGCCGGGCCTCCAGAACCCCTGAGCCCGGCCATGTCCATCTCGCCCCAGGCCACCTATTTGTCGAAGCTGATCCCACACGCCGTGCTGCCGCCCACCGTGGACGTGGTGGCCCTGGGCCGCTGCAGCTTGCGCACCCTGAGCCGCTGCAGCCTGCTCTCAGCCAGCCCGGCCTCTGTCCGCTCTCTGGGCCGTTTCTCCTCGGTCTCCAGCCCGCGACCCCGCAGCCGCCACCCTTCCTCCTCCAGCGATACCTGGAGCCATTCTCAGTCCTCCGAGACCATCGTGTCTGATGGCTCCACCCTCTCCTCTAAGGGTGGCTCTGAGGGCCGGCCAGAGGGCTCCGTGGCCAACAGTAGCGTGGCGCCCCCTCCGCAGGGGGGCAGCGGGCGGGGCTCTCCCAGCGGGGGCAGCACCGCCGAAGCCTCGGACACTGTCAGCATTCGGAGCGGGAGCCAGTTGTCTGGCAGGAGCGTGTCCCTACGTAAGCTGAAGCGGCCCCCGCCGCCTCCCCGCCGGACCCACTCGCTCCATCAGCGCAGCTCGGCAGTCCCTGATGGGCCCTTGGGGCTGCCTCCCAAGCCCGAGCggaagcagcagctgcagccgCCCCGGCCGCCCACCACTGGAGGGTCTGAAGGGATGGCGGCCCCGCCCTGTCCACCCAGCTCGGCAGGCGGCTGGGTGTCTGGCTTGTCTCCGGGTGGCTCCCGGCGCCCCCCACGCTCCCCGGAACGGACACTCTCCCCCTCCAGTGGATACTCGAGCCAAAGTGGTACCCCTACCCTCCCCCCCAAGGGTCTAGCAGGGGCTCCTGCTTCCCCCGGCAGAGCCCAGCCCCCCAAACCAGAACGCGTCACTTCCCTTCGATCTCCCGGGGCCTCGGTCTCCTCCTCGCTCACGTCTCTGTGCTCCTCTTCCTCTGATCCAGCACCCTCAGACCGCTCTGGTCCTCACATGTCGACTGCCCTGGGCGACAGGTTTGTCATACCTCCTCACCCCAAGGTggctgcccccttctccccacctccctctaaGCCCAAGAGTCCAAACCAAGCTGCCCTTGCCCCTGCTGTAGTCCCGGGGCCCGTCTCTACCACTCCTGCCAGTTCTGAGTCCCCACCCACTCTCCAGACATCCCTGACCCCACCTCAGGCATGTGCTGCCTCCAAAGACCAGTCACCCCCTCCGTCCCCACCGCCATCGtatcacccacccccaccccccactaaGAAGCCAGAGGTGGTTGAGGGGGCCCTGTTTGCCCTGGAGACCACTGAGGTGCCCTTCGAAGATCCCAActggccccctcccccacctcctaccccagaGGAGCAGGACCTGTCCATGGCCGACTTCCCACCACCCGAGGAAGCCTTTTTCTCTGTGGCTAGCCCTGAGCCTGCAGGGCCTTCACCCCTCCCAGAGGCCTCCTTATCTGCTGTTTCCTTCCAGAACCAGCCCTCTGGTACCCCAGACCCTCCTCCAGCCCCGCCAGCCCCACCTGCTGCCAGCTCTGTCGCAGGGCTCCTGGCCAAGGCCCCTCGGAAGGAGCCGGTGGGCTGCAGCAAGGGTGGGGGCCTTCCCCGGGAGGATGCCAGCCCACCCCTGGTCACACCCTCACTCCTGCAGACGGTTCGGCTGCGCTCTGTGGGCCCTCCCACGGTGGCTCCAAATCCAGCATCGGGGCCATCACCCCCCCAGAAGCCACTCCGAAGGGCCCTTTCAGGGAGGGCTAGCCCTGCATCTGCGGCATCCTTGGGGCTCCATGCGGCTGTTCGGCTCAAGGCCTCTAACCTGGCTGTCAGCACGGGCCCTGTGGGTGCCCAGCCCAATGGACCACCTGAGGCAGAGCCACGATCCCCTGCCTCTACGGCCAGCTTCATCTTCTCCAAGGGCACTAAGAAGCTGCAGCTGGAGCGGCCTGTGTCCCCGGAGACCCAGGCTGACCTTCAGCGGAACCTGGTAGCTGAACTAAGGAGCATCTCAGAGCAACGGCCACCCCAAGCCCCAAAGAAGCCACCTAAGGCTCCCCCGCCTGTGGCTCGCAAGCCTTCTGGGGGCgttccccttcccacctcccccagctTTCCTCGGGCTGAGCTCCTTACTGCGCCTCCCACCAACGGGCTCCCCCATGCTGAGGACAGGACTAAGGAGGAGCTGGCAGAGAATGGAAGTGTCCTGCAGCTGGTGGGCCCCGAGGAGCAGAAGCTGGGCCCGCCCACTACAG ACCCATAG